A region of the Clostridium estertheticum subsp. estertheticum genome:
TTCATTGTTGAAGTTTGTTTGGATTGAGCACCATCTGTTGACGGCGGCTGCATAAGTTTTGATGAAAAATATGTTGTAACAGTAGATAATATTGGTAATACATATAATGGATCTGATTTTGTTAAATCCTGCATCCATAAAAAACCTGCGCCATGCATATTTAAGTGTTGAAAAACAGCATATAAAGAAAATAGAATAGGCATCTGAACAATCATTGGCAAACAACCACCCATTGGGTTTACTCCATTTTCCTTATAAAGTTTCATTACTTCTTGCTGAGCCTTTTGTGGGTCGCTTTTATATTTTGCTTGAACTTTTTTCATTTCTGGTTGAATTGCACCCATTTTAGCAGTTGATCTAAGTTGTTTAACACTTAAAGGCAACAATATCATTCT
Encoded here:
- the yidC gene encoding membrane protein insertase YidC; this encodes MNIKFLTEPLTKFFYMVNGAIHTVIPNNDLSYGLAIIVFTIIVRMILLPLSVKQLRSTAKMGAIQPEMKKVQAKYKSDPQKAQQEVMKLYKENGVNPMGGCLPMIVQMPILFSLYAVFQHLNMHGAGFLWMQDLTKSDPLYVLPILSTVTTYFSSKLMQPPSTDGAQSKQTSTMNTVMAIFMGFMSLKFPGTLVLYWVINNVIQIIQTVVINKIELNKKADDVLLAGNKNNK